The Cryptomeria japonica chromosome 2, Sugi_1.0, whole genome shotgun sequence region atttctagATTACTTTTGTTGGCCTTGGTTGTACTACAAAAGAGCAGGAATTCCAAGAAGTTGGTGATACTCTCAAGGCAATTAGTGCGAGGTTAGACAGggagatagaaaagaaagagaAGTATGAAGAATAAAATATCAGACTTAAAGAGtacattgcagggataaggcgtgagaatcccacccttatttcccctattgcgaTTGATTGTGGACTACATATAGATTATGAGGCAGTGAGAGGCACACTCTCGgaagtggagaaatggattgaagataCAAAGAGACAggtggatgatttccttactcattttGTCCAAGCTTTTGACAGGATAACGACACTCATGTTCAGGATACAGTATCTAGAGGGAGTTTAGGAGAAATTCCgacctattcaggagaagactattccacgccttagAGCCTTGAAGAGAATTCCTACGTCCACATTGATCAAGAAGAATATTGTGCATAATGGAGacagatatgatttccatggctggtattgttcattagccatgaagaaatcaacttatgagagcgcACAAAAGAATTGTgtagagatggaaggatcaattcatgatATCCAGTTggagatccttgcctcaattgaggaattattgggggTTGATGTCAGTGAAGCCAGTGGTTTACAattagcagaattgagagacaagatgaagttcatgtacttcaatcagttggactctttgaagaagagtcaaatggatgacttggtctctttgttgattcatgttcacaaTTCGCAAAAGCTCATACTAGATTGGGAGAACACCTTGGATGCTTGCTCAGATGCATttgacgtgattgatttacaacatgATACCTTACCCATCATTTCCATGGAGGAATTAGATTCTGTACTAGCTAGATTCTTGGATTATGCTGTGAGAGAAAGAGATGCAGGgcaaaatcttctagaagattccttatttgatgactaggtgtctttctattgggtcatatgttggtggctccatttttgatgtaaaccctaattagggcaactcaagggctttgttggcatgatcttggcccttgattttgattgaatcttggccatccattttgtttgagactctatatataccccattgcctctcatttgtaagggagagatttttgagaattgttggtagatgctgcagatttgaatataaatcattgtttgacttgatggtgatttttgtttaaGCGTTGTTTTGCATTCagggttctcaattcctccaagttagattagaattttagattaaaatttgctttcatgtttgttagattgaatgaaataatttgttgaatgtatttgtgtggaatccatttatccataccactagcctcttgctgattgtaagtgcgccttgcgtggtcaactagaaTTTATGCAAACTTAACTTCTATTATTATACATCCATTGTTATGCATCAATTGGATGGTATCAATCTTTGATGGTAATAATTTGAATATCTATGAAATAGACCTTGgctgattgcactaagcttgtgtcaaaatctgttcgacttgatggtgagaccttgcctagttcgaTTCCATtgaatttgttcaccacttcttgcattctaggtttagAATAGAATTCCTTAACCCTAtttcccttttgtccttttttgtTAGAATTGAGTCAAGAGCTTTATTGCTAAATCCTAAGTTATCAGCACACGCATTCCACATTCATGATAAGCGAAGTTGAtaagaacaattgtgtaagtccccaagtgaaaacaacaactcacatcaaccattgagttacccactcgtcaagacctgactgtagaaaccttggaatcattttagttgatcttacccttaacatctgaggtgattttattcaagagagggtaaagtactttggtatcttattttgatgcttgcatgtgcataaaacacacatcaacaggggGTATCGTATCCCGCCCCTAGGCTTAGATGAGAGGAATATTCTGGGCGCCCTATTGTGGTTTCCCCTCCAACCTCTACGATAGTTCATCGTTGGAATTGAATTAAGAGAAGTCACAATCATAGGCTGGTGAATAAGGTGACACTAATTGGGAGGGTAGAGATGAGCTCCCCCACTAGGTAGACCACCCCACATTGGATGGATGGTGTCTCGCCACATGTGGGCCAGGGGGGTCTTGTATCTACCCTTGTACTTAGTGTGAGGGATGCTTTGGGCACCCTATCGTGCTTCACTCATTCAAATCCTATATGGGTGAATTCTAAAAATGAACTATAGATATTACATGATTCATCAAAATGGATTAAGATGATTATTAATATATCTGCACTTATATGTTGTTTGATCCTTAACCCTTGTGGAAATAATTGGTcctataaattatatttcaaatgttgCCTAACATGATTGCAGGACCTAAACCAGGAGTTATCTTGCTTAAAACATTTTAATTGGTGAAGTTATAACTCTAACTATATTACATTTCTTGTtttaattgaacttgtgattttagggcaagatttagggcaatcccaaaggggacattacatcccaCACAAGGAGCCCCATTGACCTCTTCTGGTAGTTTCCAAATCCTGGAAACCCACGAGCAAAGGTTCGGGTTTTTAATCTCCTTTTCAAGATACTTCACAAAATTTCCTATCATTATTTCACTATACACCCGTTCTAGATCTCACCTCCTTTTCATCATAGGGCCAATCCTTATAGTCATGTCACCTCCTCTTTCCTTTCCCACTTCTAGAAGAGGAAGCCATGTTGCAGGAGACCAAAGCCAGAGAGGATATAACCAGAAACAAATTGCTGTCAAACAAGAAGTGTATCGAACGTTTTCTAATGTTCCTAATATCTGCACCAAGATACACATCTCTCATTATTCAAGTGCATGAAAATAAATAATGCCTCACTTGCTCATCTGCCACCTGGTAGCCAGGGTGAGGTGCCTTTACCATTCATCAGTACTTCCGTTGTGTGCCTTGGGCATGTTGAATCTGCCAGCACACACTGAATCCTTAACATGTACCTAAAACAATAACAACCAACCTCTGAACTCATGCTTGCCAACTTACCTTTTATCAGGTAGACGAGAATTCTGTTTTGATATTAgcttggaataatttttttttgttgaaaatcaTGCAATGCATGGATAAAGGAACTTCCATTGTCTCACTTTTCCAGAACAGGAGAAGAGATGGAAAATTGAAGTTACATTAGATTTCAGAAAAATAGGTACATGGATATTAATTTGGAGAAGAGTGGGTTTGCATAATTGAGACAGGCACATCTGCTGCAATTGAATAGTGAGGCTGAAGTACTTGCCTTTGAAAAATTGGAGGTAGAAATTTCAGTGCAAAGAAAATGGGATTGAGAATTTTGGTTGATAAACGATGGCAAGAGTTAAAAGGATATAATGCTGAGCTCACTGAAACAGTATGAGAATTTATTAGTAGTGGAAATTAATGGGAAGTTTATATTGCACCAGAGGACACATTGAGAATGTTCCTATGTTCATTGTAGTTTCACAGTGCCAAGAAATTAGGTCTATATGGTGCTTCAAGACTTACCTGTGTCAATTTGATTTGTCAATTTCTCTGTTATTTTTCAAGGGAGATTAAGAAGAAATAAAACTTGGATTAAATACATTATATAAATTTTGTACTTTGACTTAGTCTTTTGAATTTAATTATGATATTCAACATTAACTTGTTTGACTTTTTTTTTCCTAATTGagtggttttcttctttttgacATATAAGCTACTGCCATATGCTTCAATTGCCTTTTAATTACCTAGCATCTTTTCCATTTAATTATATGGACTTCTAGACAATGTTAGATGCTAGTCCTTAGGTAGCTGACTATCAGGTTCCAGTTTGTGCCTGGAAAAAACACTTCCAGTTTATATTAATTAGTGATTAAAATGCCATGTAAAGAATTGTGAAGTAGAAACATTCTAATCTAACATGTTTTATAAATGGCTTCCTTACAGGTTTCTATTTTACAAATTGCTACGGGAAAAAAAGTGCTAATATTTGACTTGATAGGACtttatgagagagaacctaatgTGTTGGACACCTGCCTAAAAGTTGTTTTTCATTCTCCGAGCATTTTGAAGCTAGGTATGATGCTTCAAAAGTTGGGAagccttttttttaaaatttatataactGTAGAAGAACATACTTAATTTTATGGGAAGAATACTCTTGGTTTGCGTCTTGCTTATAGATTGAATGATTGCTGGTTGAGTTTCTTCAAGGTTATGGTTTTCGCCAAGATCTGGAGCAGCTTTTTGAATCATACACAGATCTAGAGTGTTTTCACTTCTGTGATGGTATTTTGGACCTTCAAAAGCTTTATGGACCCAAGGGTGGCCTTTCTGGCCTTGCGAAGGTGCGATGCTACTAAATTTTGTCTTATAAGCATTCCATTTCTATATTTTGTATGAAGTACATTCTTTGACCAGCTTATATATTTGTTAAAATGGGAGACAATTTaaaattcacatcaaatgaataTATTCTCTCCATCTTCCATTAATTTTGGAGTTGACAACCACACAGCTTTTTTTTTTAACCAGACTCTTTTGGGAAGTGAGTTAAACAAAGAAAGACGGATGAGTAACTGGGAGCGGCGCCCCTTGACCCATAGCCAGGTATATTGATTAGTATTGAGTGAGTTTCTAATGGTGCATATCGCTGGTAACCGTAGTACACCATTAATGACATATTGCGAAGTCATTGCTATCGACTtgtttggaagtctctccttcaaAGACCTGTGATCAATCCACtaatatctttatattttttttttttaaagatagatAGTAGTTGAAACTTGAAGCCCTGACATGCTTTATTGGGTGTGTActcatatatatatactttattggACTTGTTTCCTTAATAGTGTGTTGTGACAAAATATGCAATGAATTCTGGATTTGGGTTTCTTATTTGTCATGGAAATCGATTGCCAGGTTGACAACATTAATCATCTTTGTTATTTTCTGAAACCAGATTCAATTTATATGCCTTATCCACTTCctgctatatttttttttttttgggttggaGGGTTTTTATGTCAAAACTCAGATTGTTTTTGTAACCTGATATAGGAGCACAAATCTATGCTGACATCTCTTTGGCTGAAAGCTAAGGATTGAGGGATATCGGATATCCATTCTGCCAAAGTCACTTAGGGTACAATCCCAGCCTCATCTTTTATTTATTGGACCTCTAGAGGATTAAAACCTTGGTGGATGGCATAATCAAGGAACATACCACAACCTCACCAATTATACTCAACCTATTGAGCTACAACCCTTTGGTCTGCTTTACTGCTTATTTTGGACATGCTAATCATTTTTGATCATTGTGGTCATTTGTGGACATTCTTGCATTTTCTCTTTGCCTACCCTCTTCATTATAATGGTATTTGCATATTCTTACATCAGTATTTTGGTGCAGCTGCATTATGCAGCTCTTGATGCAGCTGTCCTTGTTGCTATATTCAATGTTGTACGTTGTGAAGCTTCATCACATGGAAGTTCAGGGACCCAAGACACGTCTCACTGGAAATCACTAGTTGTAAGTTAtttttccttaagaaaaggtttCTTGGCTTACACCATTGTTTTGTTCATCTTCAAGATGCACAATCTAATCAGGAAGGCATTCTAGGCTAGAGTAGTAGATTCATAAAAGTTTGATCTTTGATTTGAAACAAAATATTTGTATTTGTTATTTCAGACATGCTGCACAACTAGTGCGACACACAAAAGGAATCCTGGAGTTCTTCCAGAAGCTGATTTAGCTGGTGCTGCTGTGGGAGAACTTGCAGATAACCAGGTTTTTAATTACTCATGAGTTGTTTATCTTGATGAACTTTATACTACAGTCAGGCTTGTGCCTCCTAGATATGTTGGAAGTTCTACAACAGTTACTTTTCCATTCTTATTGCTGCTGTAACATCTAATGGAGCTAGATTCTACAACATACCAAAACATGGGATATTTTTTGAAGTTTCTTTTCCATCTTAATGGCTAGACGCATGCTTCTAATATTTATTTCCTGGCTCTGGGTAGGTTTCAAGAATTACAAGGGAGCAGAGTGTTAGTGTGTCAGTCACAGACAGTAAATCTGAATCAATGGTTACTTCTGGATCAGATGTGTGTATACTCATATGCTGCAAATTAGATATAAAACTTGCATTAGAGAGGATCTCAAAGTCTGTTACATAGAAGACTATCAGCTCATACAATTGTAATGGTTGAATCCGTTGTTTTTATGATTGTAGTTATGTTAGATATCTCGTCTCCTGCTTTTGCAAACAAAAGCAGGAACAAGTTCAGATAATTGACAAAATATGTTTTAATCCCAGATAATTTACAAAATGCAGGATTTGAGGAGAAACAGTGGGACTACAGGACCAAGGAGTGTTGGAGAAAACTGGCAATTACAACCAAAGCCTGTGTTGCAAGAAACTTCTTCTAAAGCCAGAGCTGTAGGAAGGTTAGGACCAGCTAAAGGATGTTGGAATTGTGGGGGAGATCATTATATGAATAAGTGCCCAAACAATCCAGATACAACCACCAAGACAACAGCTAGAATCTATGCAGCCGTGGATAGGTGTGAAGCAGATAATCAAGCTTCCCCTGTAGGACTTAAAGGTACTTTCCATGGACAACCTAATTCCATTTTGGCAGATTGAGGAGCAACTTAAAACTTTGTTTCTGTAAATGTGTAAATTAGTGTAAAGATTCAAGCTCACTTCTATGCAAAAATTTTCCACTTCCCTTAATATTTTTTGGATAGgtattttgacaaaatttttgttTGCACTCTGATTTGCAAATGTTATGTTATTTGTTTTGCAAGGTTAGTATTGCAATGATCTTTCATGAAAATTCATAAATCAGTTTGGGCATTCATGAACAAGAAATATATGCACCAGAGAAGATAGCTGATGACAAGGGGATTTTCATATATTAAATTTCTGTAAGAACCTATTAGAGAGATAGATAACAGTAAATTTCAGAGCTGACCTCAAATTCCAGTGAGGACACTATATTTTGAAGAACTGGAACAATACTCATTCTGCAGTTACACTGAAATGTACAGCCATCAATACAAGACCTGCACCTGATTTATGGAGCCTCCAATCCACACACCTAGGGCCAAATTTTGTTACCAAGCCTTCAAACTTCCTCGAGTGACTTTCTATGAAACCCATGCCAGCAGTAATGCTCAGAACACTTTGATGTTTGTGCCCAGCAAGGAGTAATATATGAAAGATGTCTCTAAACTGTCTCGTGTCAGTTCTGATTAGGCCTCCACATAAGAGTGAAATGCCCAGCAATAAGGTCTTCCACACCAACTAGAGTCTTCATGCCAGTACTTACTAAACTCAACGCCTGCCAAAACAATGATTCACGCCAGCATAGACCCTCACAAGATGACATCTAATCTTGTGCTAAACAGAAGTAGCAGCCGCTCAAGCCAATGTTATGTCCAGAACTCCAGCAAATGAGGTCGTGCTAGTAATATGGAGGCCCTACCATCCACAAAACTCTGTCTTAAGCCCATGTCTAGAATTGTCTGTTAATGGCAACCAGAAATGAGATAATAATCTACCCAAAAAGCACCAATATTCTATTGCCCAGCCAAGAACAACATTCCTCATATCATGGCATCTACATTCTCTTTTTTGGCAACTCTTTTCCCAAAATCAAATAATTTGTCTTTCGTGCAAGGCTTCACACATTAATAAACCTTCAGTAGTTAAATTCCACAAACCTGGTAGATTTATCAATCAAATCTGATCTCATTGTTTTACATTCAACGGAAAGGCAGGTCTTTTATGAAAGTGCAGCAGTGGAATCTGCGGGTTTTCGTCTCCAAACTATGCATCTTCAGCTCATTGTCGACCCCTGATTGGAACCGCACTGCCTTTCAAGTTTTCATCTGTCAGGAAACTGGTTGGGGTTTTTGTTCTCCAGTGAGAAATCTGGCCACAAGCACAAATCTCCAAAAAAGAGAAATAATCAAGCTCAGAATGCATACCTTTGTCTCCTTAGCCTCCTGTTATAACCTCCCACGAAACTTTCcagataatatctttttgaaatcacttttaataaaataataatcctTTTGGACCAGGCTGCCATAAAATGAAATATTATCCGTAAAAccgatttaatttaataataaaatataagctgcacttaattaataaaataaagttaTTGTTAGAAACAAAATATTAAACTATTAAATTGATTTGATTTcttagaaaggggacatgacaattaGATGCAATGTTAATTATGAAAGTTTAAGATGAGAAGAGATGGAGTTTAGTTTGGGTATGGTAAGACATAAATTCCAACTTAAGAGAAGCAAAAGTTGCTTTGGATGTTACAAAAGCTTGAGTAAAACTATTGGTCACTAGGTTAGGGTTTTATGATATGATTCTAGGGATGGATATGTTTAGGAAACGTTGAGTAAATTTTGATCATTATAACAAAAAGATTGAATGCCTAGATGAATACGGGAGGTCAATGGTGCTCTAGGGGAGTCCAAAAGCCATTAGTAGCTAGAATGATGAGAGCTATGTAGGGCAAGAAGGTTTTAAGGAGGGAAAACAAACTCATCCTAGTCAAGATTAAGGATATAAAAAGATCTCATGTCCAATATTAAAGATGATCCAATTCTATAGGAATTTGAGATGCCTTTCCTGAAGAATTGCTAGGATTGCCCCCTAAGCATCAATTCAATTTCTTAGTTGATCTTCTCCCAAGGGTTGAGCCTACTATGTAAATTTCTGCATACTAAATGAAAATTGTTGACTTTTGAGTGCCTGAAATAAAGTTGTAGGATTTTGTGGGAAAAGGGATAATTCAACTTGTTCGGTTGCTATGGGATCTCCTATGGTTGTCATTAATAAAAAAGATGTAACCCTCAATTATGCAATGACAATTGGATGTTGAATAAGGTGACTATTAGAAATAGATACCTTCTTCCCAAAATAAATGACCTGTTTGGCCCGCAattttctccaaaattgatctaaGATCCAGCTATCACTAGCTAAGGATGCAGAATGGGGATATCTTAAAGACAACATTTGGTTCTAGATATGGCCACTTTGAGTTCTCAGTGGTACTGTGTGGTTTGAAAAATGCACCATTTGCTTTGATGAGCCTTATGAACCATGTTTTCCATGCCTATTTGAACAAATTTGTATTGGTGCTGCTAGGTGACATTCTAATTTATTCCAAGGACTTGTAGGAACACAATGAGCATATAAGAATGGTATCGTGGAGATTGAGGGAATAGAAGCTTTGTGGGAATTTGGCCAAGTTTTTCTTCTTTTGACACAAGATTCACTATTTGGGACATATAACCATTAGGGAAATTTCAATGGATTAGCTAAGATCCAAGCAACTGTCAATTGGCCTAGTCCAAAAAATGTTCAGAAGTAagaagttttatgggtttggtagGGGTACCATTGTAGGTTTGTAGAATTTTTTTGGAGTAGCTAATCCCATAAG contains the following coding sequences:
- the LOC131038403 gene encoding uncharacterized protein LOC131038403 isoform X1; protein product: MASGWPDTEKAIDNGGDAQYGWEAAAEQMQNWQQWGTNSEQCSHYLQLSDVVDSEENVICWVDTIEGLMDATSYFSSAEIEVVGIDCEWKPNYVRGQDPNQVSILQIATGKKVLIFDLIGLYEREPNVLDTCLKVVFHSPSILKLGYGFRQDLEQLFESYTDLECFHFCDGILDLQKLYGPKGGLSGLAKTLLGSELNKERRMSNWERRPLTHSQLHYAALDAAVLVAIFNVVRCEASSHGSSGTQDTSHWKSLVTCCTTSATHKRNPGVLPEADLAGAAVGELADNQVSRITREQSVSVSVTDSKSESMVTSGSDDLRRNSGTTGPRSVGENWQLQPKPVLQETSSKARAVGRLGPAKGCWNCGGDHYMNKCPNNPDTTTKTTARIYAAVDRCEADNQASPVGLKGTTSGRGRRNLPWSTRNPRQAQYTTMKQNQTTG
- the LOC131038403 gene encoding uncharacterized protein LOC131038403 isoform X2, with amino-acid sequence MASGWPDTEKAIDNGGDAQYGWEAAAEQMQNWQQWGTNSEQCSHYLQLSDVVDSEENVICWVDTIEGLMDATSYFSSAEIEVVGIDCEWKPNYVRGQDPNQVSILQIATGKKVLIFDLIGLYEREPNVLDTCLKVVFHSPSILKLGYGFRQDLEQLFESYTDLECFHFCDGILDLQKLYGPKGGLSGLAKTLLGSELNKERRMSNWERRPLTHSQLHYAALDAAVLVAIFNVVRCEASSHGSSGTQDTSHWKSLVTCCTTSATHKRNPGVLPEADLAGAAVGELADNQIIYKMQDLRRNSGTTGPRSVGENWQLQPKPVLQETSSKARAVGRLGPAKGCWNCGGDHYMNKCPNNPDTTTKTTARIYAAVDRCEADNQASPVGLKGTTSGRGRRNLPWSTRNPRQAQYTTMKQNQTTG
- the LOC131038403 gene encoding uncharacterized protein LOC131038403 isoform X3, whose protein sequence is MASGWPDTEKAIDNGGDAQYGWEAAAEQMQNWQQWGTNSEQCSHYLQLSDVVDSEENVICWVDTIEGLMDATSYFSSAEIEVVGIDCEWKPNYVRGQDPNQVSILQIATGKKVLIFDLIGLYEREPNVLDTCLKVVFHSPSILKLGYGFRQDLEQLFESYTDLECFHFCDGILDLQKLYGPKGGLSGLAKTLLGSELNKERRMSNWERRPLTHSQLHYAALDAAVLVAIFNVVRCEASSHGSSGTQDTSHWKSLVTCCTTSATHKRNPGVLPEADLAGAAVGELADNQDLRRNSGTTGPRSVGENWQLQPKPVLQETSSKARAVGRLGPAKGCWNCGGDHYMNKCPNNPDTTTKTTARIYAAVDRCEADNQASPVGLKGTTSGRGRRNLPWSTRNPRQAQYTTMKQNQTTG